ATGTGCTAGTACAAGACTCAAGCACACCAGCGAAAGAGCTAATCCCAGTGGCAGGAGCAGGTCTAAAGCTCTTAACTAGCTCTAGAGGCTCATTAATAAGGAAAAACTTATTAATGAGTATTATTAAAGATGAACGTATAGATACAAAAGATATGAAGCAACTAATCAAACTAGTCCGAAAAACGTTCAATCCGCTAAGAATGGCTGCAGGTCTAACAAAACAAAATAATACACAAGTTGCGTAGATGATTTTTATAAAATATAATAGCAAGAAAATTAATAAAAATTGAAGACATGGTCAATAGCAATATTCAAAACATAATCACAATTATTGCAGTTAATTTAGATGATGCATATGTACGAGAAATAGATGAATTTATTACCGAGTATCAACAAATAAAGCCAATTGAAGATCCTATTTTTTGGCTATCTTGTGGTGCATTTATTTGTCTAATGTCTGGATTGATATTTGCCTACATAATGAAATCAAAACTAAATGGTTGGACAACAAAAAAAATATCTCCTTTACCGCTAGAGAACCCTAGAACTATTTCAAGTTGGTTTTCATTCTTCACAGGTCTAACAATTATTTTCGTAAGTGCCTTAAACATAATAAACTTTTCTATTATTAAATCTCTAGTATTTTCTTCAATAATATCAATGCTTTTTGGCATAAGCATGTGGAAAGCCATTAAAGATTTACTAACCCAAGTAGAAGCGGGAACAGTTAAAGAAATAGATGAATTTTTTTAAAAAAATATACTATATCTATTGTATTTTCAAATCAAGCTCATATAAAAATAAATATATAGTTTTGGAATAATGTCAGCTAATAGATTACAAAAAATAATATCTGACTCTGGTCTTTTTTCAAGACGTAAGGCTGACTTACTAATAAGACAAGGCAGAGTAACATTAAATGGAAGACGAGCCATTCCGGGAGAGAAAGCAGATCCAATCTTTGATCATATTTTAGTTGATGGGAGAGATTTACCTAAGAAGTTAAATCATAAAGTTTTTCTATTAAATAAACCTTATGGAGTCATATCTAGCTGCCAAGATAATCATGGAAGGAAAACAATTTTAAGTTTAATTCCATCACACTTACGTCTTGGAATGCATCCTGTGGGAAGATTAGATTTTGATAGCAGAGGAGCGATACTATTGACCAATAATGGAAACTTAACGCTAAGACTTACACATCCAAAGTACTCCCACACAAAAACATATCTAGTTTGTGTAAATGGTCAGCCAAGTCAATCTATATTAGATAATTGGAGAAAAGGAATTTTACTTGA
The sequence above is drawn from the Prochlorococcus marinus str. MIT 1013 genome and encodes:
- a CDS encoding pseudouridine synthase, which codes for MSANRLQKIISDSGLFSRRKADLLIRQGRVTLNGRRAIPGEKADPIFDHILVDGRDLPKKLNHKVFLLNKPYGVISSCQDNHGRKTILSLIPSHLRLGMHPVGRLDFDSRGAILLTNNGNLTLRLTHPKYSHTKTYLVCVNGQPSQSILDNWRKGILLDGKMTMPAKIEILDKVNRMTLLKVILKEGRNRQIRRIAALIGHPVQDLQRISISNINLNGLQEGEWRELKTKEWISIIN